The Lolium rigidum isolate FL_2022 chromosome 1, APGP_CSIRO_Lrig_0.1, whole genome shotgun sequence region AATCTGCTGAAATGCAACTGGACAAGAAGTTCGCGGTATAAGTTCGGCAATGAGCATGAAACTATTACCCACTTGTTCTTTGACTGTGTGGCTGCTAAATTTGTCTGGAGCTCTCTGGGGAAGGTCATTCTAGCTCCCACACGTCCAAATTTTTCCAAATTTTTCAGGTGGTTTCCCCAGTTTATTCCTGCCAGTCGCAACACCCAAATTGCTAGGCTTGCAGCGATATGTTGGGAAATTTGGAAATTTCGCAAGAGAGATTTCTTTGAGGGAAAGTTAATTCATTCCCATGTTGAGCTAATTAGCTACTCTATCGTTTTTATGAAATATTGGGCATGTCTTCATGGTGCCACAGACGCTGAGGATATTCGTGTTGGAGCAGACAATCTTGTGAGGCTTGCCTCAATGGCCAATGACATGGGCGCAAGTAACTCTGCTTCAAACCCACTCTCATGTTGGGTGATATGGATGTTGATGATGGCAAGATCGCTGAAGTCGAATCTCCTGCGCATGGATGATGAACTATTGCCTAGATTTCACTTGTCGTTGCTTGCTGCCTCTGATGCACTTTTGTTGGTGGCTTCCTTGTGCTGGTCTGTAATATAAACTTAGTTTACTTATTCCTCCAAAAAACGCTAGCACTAGGCAAcgtcttttttttgttttatcaCAACTGGATTATACCTAACCATATGATCCTTGTTTCGTTATCATTCTGGTAATGAAATTCGGTCCCTCGTTGGATCGCTTGAATAAATGTTTTCTAATACCACCACTTCAAGCCTGTTCAGAGACAAGGAATTACCATGAAGTTTGAGGTCAACATGATTTTTGAAACCGGTCTAATGCAGTttcatgtcctggatcccatccgagactccgaacaaacttcggtctccatctcatattccgaatctacttatgcgacatcgaaccttaagcgcgtcaccctacgattcgtgaactatgcggacatgatcgagactcctctccgaccaataaccaatagcgggacctggagatccataatggctgccacacattcagcgataacttagtgatcgattgaaccatttacatacgataccgattccctttttcaggcgatactttacttgtccgaggttcgatcatcagtatctccatacctagttcaacctcgtttccgacaagtactctttactcgttccgtgatatgtcatctcttgtgacctagtcacatgcttgcaagctaattagacgacattccacacagagggcccatagtatatctatccgtcatcgggatggacaaatcccactcttgatccatatgcctcaactcatactttccgaatacttaatcccatctttataaccacccatttacacaatggagtttgatgtaatcaaagtacccttccggtgtaagtgatttacatgatctcatggtcgaaggactaggtaactatgtaccgaaagcttatagcaagttgaacttaatgacttgatatcatgctacgcttatttgggtgtatgtccattatatcattcacacaatgacataaccttgttattaacaacatccaatgttcatgatcacgaaaccatgatcatctattaaacaacaagctagttatacaagaggcttactagggactccttgttgtttacataacacacatgtatcaatgtttcggttaatacaattatagaatgggatgtaaacatttatcatgaacactaagatataacaataaataatttattattgcctcttgggcatatctcaaacacacctatgtgcaccaacaacttatactaagcaagataaacaactatgtgataacaatatatatatataacttcaggCACGAatcctatcacaaagtaaagtgcatatataaagagctcgggtatagatatAACGAGGCACGTAGGAgaagatgatttatcccgaagttcacattcttgcgagtgctaatatccgttggagaggtgcggtgggttagtgctcccgaacgccacaagaggcctcaccttgaggtgtggttgctcgatgcacaccaacaccacaaaggcctcaccccaagatgtggtagtcacaccacacaccaagcgccacaaaggcctcaccttattctccggtgaccctcgccacaaaaaggcctaggtcacggttccactaagagatttccttcgaggcggaaaccgggccttacacaaaactTGGGCACACATCcataacttaattggaggctaccAATAATTCACCACAAAGTCCTAAaagccgtctagggttccaagaacccaagagtaacaagctcctcactttcactttcacgaatcaccgtggaaagCTCAAACCAATGCACCAAACGCAATGGCAAATCCTTCACTCCtaaattccaccaaagctacaaaagcttgtgggggaagaagagaggaagaaaaaagaaaatccacaaaaactccaagatcaagatctagaggattccactcacaaagagagggatttgattggtagaaatgtagatctagatctcctcttacttttccctcaaaaagattgaAGACGCATAGGAGGAATAGAGGGATAGGGCAAACTCTCAAGGTCAAAAATGGTGgcgagcacaaaggggaagagggtTAACTgccgaaggaggaagaagggggctatTTATAGTCCCCCACAAAATATGGTTGTTGGAACTTTCGAGGCCGGAATATTCGGCCTAATTGAGGGCCGGAATATCTGGGCCGACacaaaatatccggccaaatgtctagGGGAAGTCCAGTAGCATTTTAGTCCTTAGCCTATTTTTGGGGCCATGATATTTGCAAATATCTAGCCCCGGATTATCCGCCCACCCTAGAAAACTGGCAAAGACAGTTAAACAAGAACGAACAAAACTTGAGCATCCGGAATCTGATTGAGACGAAACTAATTTTGTCGAAAAGAGGACCACAAGATCTACCCCCACAAAAGTATGGAAACAAGTACGAGAAAccaagaaaaactccaatatccaaAATGCAACAAGTAAATCATGCGGAATCTATTTCGATGATCTAGAGCTTGACATGGAAagaaacacaagctctaaaacaccacatggataagacccAAATAAcatccaagaaagatgatgcaaggatgcaaaggtttgagttctcctaatgatatgatcgagttactcacttgaGAGTCCTCTTGATAGATACgaaaactaaactataaaccggtctccaactacaacaTGAgatcggtaagaaagaaaccttaTCAAgatcaaaccttaaccttgcgcgttgcacttgagctcgatgatgacgatcttgaacgCAACAAGATGGATCGCATTTCTTGATTGTGTTTgcctgacgaagtcttgtggattgctcccctataatccaccatgggagagcttcttcttcggcacatcttaaCATATCTcttatcaccatatggatggaaagcttcaggcatatgatctcttcgagttggctcatcttgaacttgcactttatttcttcattcttcatcatgttgatgtcttaaagttaaacttgagggtcatcttcatcttcaagacatacttgacacgtgatattcttcatcaatttctttttattgcaaccttgaagccaacatatggttcaagcattgcctatggacaactcctacaaatataactcaaggcaaacattagttcatagggattgtcattaattaccaaaaccacacgtggggctccatgcactttcaataacCCCTCAAAAGGGAACTGTAATACAAATTGAATATGGTGAATATGGTCTTTTCGGTAGCACCACCAAAAACAATATCATCCATATATAGTTTACATATGAATGaaacaccccctttaacccgcttggtgaaaagggttgaATCGACCTTCCCCATTTGGAATCCACCCGTGAGAaggtactcataccaagcacAGTACACATGGTTTGGGTAAACGGGTTGTTTGAAACCTAGAGGTTGGGCAACATATGCCTCCTCTTTCAAGGGGCCATTAAGAAAGGcatttttcacatccatttgatatagtttgaaattatgAAAGGAAGTATAAGCAAGTAAGAGACGAACAACATCGAGTCAAGCGACGGGTGCAAAGGTGTCCTaataatccataccttctatttggaaaACTCTTGGTctactaaccttgctttattttgAACGACGAGTCCATTTTCATCTTGTTTGTTCTTGAACACATTTGGTTCCTAGGACATTGATCCTACGATTTCTTGGTTTCTCCACTAGAGACCAAACCTTGTTGCGGGCGAAGCACTCTAGCTATTCTTACAAGGCTATCACCCAATACAGATCtggcaaggcttcatgtaccttcaaGGGTTCAAAacttcttgagcttgatcatgagtgatagaatcatttttctcttcttcttgatCTTGATATTGAATGGTAGTATCATTCTGTTCTCTATCTTGatcttgctcattggtttgaggatTTGATTCTTGTTCTTGTGTATGCGTCTCCTCTTGAGTAGTGAGTTCCTCATGAGGTGGAGTGATGGGATCATCTTGAGTTGATCTTGGATCTTCTTTATTATTGTCTTGACCTTCATGTTGATGGGCCTCACGGTAAAATGTGCCCAATGCACATGGTCCTTATGACTTGAGAATATTCTTCATCACCTACATTACATGGAAAAACTTGCTCCTCTTGGGAGCCATAATTATCATCGAattccacgtcacaagatacttcaacacGCTCGGCGGACTGTTGTAGTATCAATAGGCGTGGAATTCGTATGCATAACCAACAAAAATACCATCAAAAGTTCTAGATTCAAATTTACCGATTCTTTCTTTCTTATTCTTGACgaagcatttgcatccgaagacgtGGAAAATATGAGATGTTCGGCTTGTTACCGGTGAGAAGTTCATATAGGGGGTCTTGTTGTAGATTGGTCGAAGAAGGAGCCAGTGATGCATGAACCGCGGTGGCAATGGCTTCACCCCAAAAGTTATGGGGTGACTTGAATTTATGCAACATAGTTCTTGCCATTTCAGTAATTGTATGGTTCTTTCTATCCACAAAACTATTCATTTGAGGGGTATATGGCGTAGAGAATTGCTGCTTTATTCCCTCGGCTTCAAAGAAATCTTGCATGGTGTAGTTTTTGAATTCGGAGCTATTATCCATCCTTATTGCCTTGATTTCTTGATTATGAGTGTGTTGAGCTTGTTTGGCCCACTTAGTGAATTCCACGTGGGTCTCATCTTTGGAATTTAGAAGAAATACCCATGTATATCTTTAGTATTCATCAACCATAACAAGTTCAAATTTTCTTCCACCGAGAGTATCATAGGTTGTAGGTCCTTTACAACCTTAGCACGATGACTTCCTGTCTGTCAACTATAATAATCTTTTTCTGACtttggtgatggaggggcgaggacgtaGGCGCATCTTTGGCTCGTTCTAGTTcctgtagtcgtcgctagataATCTACtaacctatttgtaatttttaatgTTTTTGGGTTTGCTCCTAACGATGATTATTAATAGTTTGGTGGTACTTCTTTGGCAAAAAATGGTTATCAAATCGTTGACTAGTATTTTGAGGGAAGTAACAAATACCTATGCTAGTGTGTAGTCTTGCCGTAGTTGCAAGAACTAGTGACGAGCTAAAAAAGGATGTACCAGGAGTGATTTAGAATCTAGTAAACCAGGAGTACTTGTTATTAATTGGAAGACGAAACCCTGCCTGCGGCCAAAAACGCCCTCGCGTCGTCTCCTCCAGGTGACGCAGGGGACGAACCCTAGCCCCCCAGcgccgccaccccctcccctcccttCCTGCCTCATCGCCACCGGAGGCCGCCGGCGGCAAAGGCCGTGCTGCGCCGGTGATCGGGGCGGCAGGGCCTCGTGGCCCTcctcactgcggggtggaggtcAGCGCAGCGTCGGGGCCCCTCGACGCTCCGTCGCGTCATCTCCGCCGGTCCAGGCCTGTTGCGGGAACCCTgtgcagctccggcgccgccccgtCTCGGTGTCGGGCTCCGACATCGCATCTGGCAGGATTCGACCGTAGCTGCAGTCCCCTGCAGATCCGGCGCCGTCCTCCCGCTGTGGTGGTGGGTGTCGGGCCTGGATTTTCCCGGGATAAGTATCTGGTCTGGCTGCAGGTCCCTTCGTTGGTGGAGTTAGGCAGGCGACACGGTCGGGTCCGTATTGCCAAAGGCACCGTTGGGACTATGTCTTGGCTGCTAGGGCAGTGGCTCCGGGCAGTGGTGCGACGTTGCTCCAGGGGTGGGTGGCGCTCGCTGGTGCTTACCGGTTGCTGGCCGCGGTCGCGCGCGGGCgatgcggtggtggcggtggtagcaCCCTCTCTCGCCGTCTCCTCGCCATAAGCTTGTCGGGGTGCTGTGCTTCGCCACGGATGGCATGGGTTGCTCCAGGGCGGCATGCGGAGGTATGGCGGACTGCGGCTAGCGTCGGCGATGAGCTCGGCGTAGTTGACCTAGGGTCTCGGTCATTGCGTCCCTGGGCTAGCAATACTGGTTGTAGTGTTGTCGACGGTGCCGACTCTGTTTCCCACTCCACAGTCTCATAGTGGTGGCCGGCTTCGGGTTCTGGGTGGGACATCGGCGAAAGCCGTGCAAGGCCTTGGCCGTTGCATGTGGCGACGATGTCCTTGACGCCATGTTCCTTCTTGGAGGTGCCACCAAATGTACCTCCTTTATCGTAGTTGGATCACACCGCCGTGCTTAACTTGTGCGCTTCTCCGATGGCGCAAAGTTCTCTTCTTTGGCGTTAGGCACACCCTCTTCACCTTATTTGTGCTTGTCTCCGCCATTGTCTTCCTAGCTACTTTTACACGGTGTTCGGTCTAGTTTGGGCGGCCTCCTAGATACCCAGAGGTGGTTTCCTAGGCTGGCGTCATGCCGCAGGCGTGCCGGTGGTTTCTTCCTTACGCCGTGGGATCAATGTGTTGTAGGATAAGTGTCAAGGCTGCGTCTTGAGGGGGGGGTGGTTGGGCTAGGGCGAAATCTCGGCAAGGCCTCAGCCGGTGCGGGTGATGGCGACGCCCTTGGGCACcgctctcctccttggaggcgtctccATCAAGCCCTCCCCTTTAGTATCTCGAGGCAGGAAGATAACCGCGCTCTGCCGGTCATGGGTGCGCTTTGCTTTTTGCCTGGGAGTTCGGGTCAGTTCTTGGCACCGGACCCTTGCAACAGAGGACGGCGCTTCCATCGATGGATTCAAGCTCTCTGACTAGTTAGCTAGTGTATTGTAGCTtgtttgtcttcttcttctttgttgctTCCTTTGCTGAATTGTAAGCTGGTAACCCAACATTTTGCTGTTTTTTTTCTTTATGTTGTTGCTACCGTTGTACACCTGGCCGGTTaatggctttgttaatttaaaGTGGGGCGTAATTGGAAGACCGCTAGACCAGTACAATACAATGGATTACAGCAGCAGGCACAACCGCACAAGGCACCGCTCTCTCTGAGACTGTACTAATACATCATATTATGAAGTAAATATGCAGCAGCAGTAGTTATTGGGACATTGACGGCGGTGCGTGCAGCAGCCGTAACACTAGCTAGCTCATGGCCTGAAGAATGCTGGACGGCGATGAGCAGCAGCGCCAGGGAAGGAGGTGTCCTTGAGGTGGTCGGGAGCCTGCTCGTACGAGTGCCTCCTCGCCAGCGCCAGGATCTTCTTGTCGGCGGCGACGAAGTAGGCCATCCCGGCGACGGTGCAGACGATGAGGGCCTGCCCGGTGGGGTTCAGGTTCGCCTTGGCCCATGGCAGCATCCTCACGCTCGCTAACTGAACCCCGTTAACAGTTAATTAGTGCTGATCATAAATCTCAACCAGCACTAGCGCTCGTGAGTGAAACAGAGATGCACGAATAGACTAAAGAGATGCTCACCGTCGGAACTGCAGATGCGACCGTGGCGACTGCGGCTGCCTTTGCTCCGGCGAGCGTTGCCTCtgaagaaaacataaaaaaaggCATCGCAAGTATAAGCTCGATGATCGGTACGACAGTTGTCTATACTGCACTGTACTCTGAAGAAGTCGATCGTTACCCCTGGAGCAGCGTTTGGCGAGGGCGAGCTTGTGGTCGAGGTAGGCACGGGTGACCGTCGTCGACGACATCTTCCTTCGTGAGATCTACTGATGTTTGATGGAGAAAAATGGGTACTGGACACTGGCTAAGCGAGGAGTGAGGTGAGATGGGCGCTTGTCTTGTTGGCTAACGAGGAGCTAGCAAGCCGTGTATTTATAGTGACCAAAAaggtggcggccacgcacggttttGAGTGTAAACCGTGGGTCATTCGCTTTGAGTCCAGGAATGAGTTGGTGGGCGGGCTCTGGCACGCTTTCTGGGAGCGATAAGTGATCCAAAACTGTGGTAGGGAGCCACAGGATTTGGATGTTGTTGCAGATCCTAATCTTTACACGAAGCTTTTCAAAGAAGGACCTAGAGATCTACAATTAGGCAGGAAAAGTTCATCACACTGACTAGCATCTGTTCTCtgtaaaataacaaaacgaagcaGAGCATGTGCGCCTACCTAAAATCTGTCTGGTTAATAAAATTTGACTGGTTAATGACAGGAGTCAAATGTTGCTGAGCGGAAACTTTGACTAAACGCTACGAACTCACCCTACCACATATGCTGATGCAGCCCTTGATCGTGAAACTACTACTGAGCATCTACTACTAGCTAGCAGCGTCTGTTCTCTGTAAGAGAAAAAGAGAACGAAGCAGAGCATGTGCTGATGTGCACCAGCCCAAAATTTTACTGGTCAATGAGAGGAGTCAAATCTTTGACTGAACGCTAAGAAACTCACCGTAGCACGTATCCGCTAGGTGTTTTTGAGATGTCATGGATAAACTGGTGAATTTACAAGctatgttttattattttctgtttATCTAATATAGCTTCCCTTATTTGTGGTTCTTACCAGGTTTTGAACATGTTATAATGCTGTTGTGGGAAAGGGGCGATTGTCTCGTGCACGGGAGGTGGACTCACGGTTTTCATGGCTTTATAATTCGTGCTGCCAAGTATTATTAAGTTTCATCATGTTTCAGATTGCTGGAATTTGNNNNNNNNNNNNNNNNNNNNNNNNNNNNNNNNNNNNNNNNNNNNNNNNNNNNNNNNNNNNNNNNNNNNNNNNNNNNNNNNNNNNNNNNNNNNNNNNNNNNGTCCTATTTTTGcatggagcttccggaagaccgaagagggaaggaagtggggccacgaggtggccacaccatagggcggcgcggcccgtgccccggccgcgccggcctgtggtgtgggcccctcgcgccgcctcttgacctaccctttcgcctacttaaagcccccgtcgcgaaacccccagtaccgagagccacgatacggaaaccttccagagacgccgccgtcgcgaatcccatctcgggggattcaggagatcgcctccggcaccctgccggagaggggattcatctcccggaggactcttcatcgccatgatcgcctccggagtgatgagtgagtagttcacccctggaccatgggtccatagcagtagctagatggtcgtcttctccttgttgtgcttcattgttggatcttgtgagctgcctaacatgatcaagatcatctatccgtaatactatatgttgtgtttgtcgggatccgatggatagagaatactatgttatggtgattatcaatctattgtttatgtgttgtttatgatcttgcatgctctccgttattagtagaggctcggccaagtttttgctcttaactccaagagggggtatttatgctcgatagtgggttcatgcccgcattgacaccgggacaagtgatgaaaagttctaaggttgtgttgtgctcgttgccactagggataaaacattgatgctatgtctaaggatgtagttgttgattacattacgcaccatacttaatgcaattgtctgttgcttagcaacttaatactgaatggagttcggatgataacctgaaggtggactttttaggcatagatgcagttggatggcggtctatgtactttgtcgtaatgctcaattaaatctcactatatttatcatatgatgtacatgcattgttatgcccttctctatttgtcaattgcccgactgtaatttgttcacccaacatgcttttatcttatgggagagacacctctagtgaactgtggaccccggtcctattctttacatagcatacaatctactgcaattgtgttttactattttcttgcaaacaatcatattccactcgatacgcttaatcctttgttacagcaagccggtgagattgacaacctcactgtttcgttggggcaaagtactttggttgtgttgtgcaggttccacgttggcgccggaatccctggtgttgcgccgcatcacatttcgccaccatcaaccttcaacgtgcttcttggctcctactggttcgattaaaccttggtttctttctgaggggaaacttgccactgtgcgcatcataccttcctcttggggttcccaacggacgtgtacatttacgcgcatcacccatccgagactccgaacaacattcggtctccatctcatattccgaatctacttatgcgacatcgaaccttaagcgcgtcaccctacggttcgtgaactatccagacatggtcgagactcctctccgagcaataaccaatagcgggatctggagatccataatggctctcacatattcaacgatgacttagtgatcgattgaaccatttacatatgatgccaattccctttgtcacgcgatattttacttgtccgaggtttgatcatcagtatctccatacctcgttcaacctcgttaccgacaagtactctttactcgtaccgtggtatgtgatctcttatgaactattcatatgcttgcaagctaatcagatgacatttcaccgagagggcccagagtatatctatccgtcatcaggatggacaaatcccacgagcttgatccatatgcctcaactcacactttccaaatacttaatcccacctttattgtcacccatttacgcaatgacgtttgatgtaatcaaagtaccctttcggtgtaagtgatttacatgatctcatggtcgaaggatcaagacaactatgtattgaaagcttatagcaaatgaacttaatgacttgatcttatgctacgctcatttgggtgtgtgtccattatatcattcaaccaatgacataaccttgttattaataacatccaatgttcatgatcacgaaaccatgatcatctattaatcaacaagctagttatacaagaggcttactagggactccttgttgtttacataacacacatgtatcaatgtttcggttaatacaattatagcatgatatataaacatttatcataaacacaaagatattataataaccactttattattgcctcttgggcatatctctaacACAAATGTGAGCACCTCCGATGCCCTGCTCCTCCGCCCACATCCGACGCCCTGCTCCACCTCCGCCGACAACCTGCTCTAATGCCCCGCTCTGCCACCTTCAACACCTGCTCCGACGACCTCCCACTAGCCATCTCCTCTTGTCAACGAAACAAGGATGCGACATTGACTCGAttgcttttttttagtttttatggCGTTTTGTGTAAAATCACATGGACAACTGGGAAATGGTCCCAACTTTTTTTGAAAATTGCAAAAAAAGTCAGTAGTAATAAACCAAACAAGCGCATGCGAATAATACATTACTGGCAGTGATCCAGGGCCCGCGACTAGTAGCCGAAAATGACACGCGACTAGTAGCTTTTTCTCCTACTAGTTTCTTGGCTAACCAAACACCTGTTTTTTGGCCAATCCAATGAGAGAAAAGGCTTTGCGACCAACCAATCACGCCCAATGTATTTTGGAAGCTTGAAAatagaattttcaaaaaaaatgtgtTTTTAACTTGAAGATCATGAAAACCCAGCCCAAATCGGCAAACCATGTCTCATCTAACCGGTCGGTACTATTTTACTAGGATCTTCCCAAAATTAAAGAGTTTGATCGAAAATAATACCATATGTGCACAACTCCTTTAATTTACTGGAAGAAGAAAATCATATAAAATACCACGTCGGCGTTGGTGAATATCGGCGGTGTGGCGCGAGGGGGTCTCGATGATGGTTGCCGTGTGTTGGACTCGCGCGGGGTGGGGGCACGGTCTAGCGTAGTGGTGGCGTCTACGGCAGGTCTCCCATAGGCTATGCAGAGTTCTACCGTAAAGCTGGAGCATCTGGTTGTTGGCGGTGACCGCTTCTGAATTGAGGTCTTGAGGCGCTCGCGGAGGGTCTGCTACTCCAGACGTGTGCTCTTGATTCGCCGTAGGGTGAACTAGGGATGCCCCAGTTTTAGCTGGTGAGTCGTTGTTTATGTTTTTAGGTCATAAGGTCCTGACGGCATGTAGTTGTTGAGTGGTTGCTTCAGATTTTCGTGATGCATGCCTTTAGGAGATCTTTACTAGGATGGAGAGGCCTAGGCTTTTGTTTTCCTTCCGTAAACGTTATAGGGATTGGCTAGTTCCAGCTAACTGAGAATTAAGTTCGTGCTCAGTTCTACATTATTTGATTTGCCTGGTGATTCGTGCTAATCACCATGAGATACGATGACACCATTTAACTGAGAACGAACTTAATTCTTAGTCGACTGAAAAATAGTCATACAcaaatctttctattcttaataggtgatcccatttttctgcacatgcaaggtatccacctcatcaagcatCACTGAGCAATCATAACCTGCCACCTAAGCAATTCTTCCACGTCATCATGTACATGACCCATTATTAATATGATCACTAAATGACAAGAACCATCAGATTAATGCATTTATTCTCCAATAGTACAAGTTGTGGCCTCTGTAAAAACCGATATGTTGAAGCCGCCCTCAATTTAAGCTTCCTCTTCCCCATGATCTCAGCGACTGTGCAATTGCTTCCTCTTCCCCCACTATCTCAACGAAATAATAGTGCAAGGAACCGATGGAGGCATACGAG contains the following coding sequences:
- the LOC124703598 gene encoding early nodulin-93-like; protein product: MPFFMFSSEATLAGAKAAAVATVASAVPTLASVRMLPWAKANLNPTGQALIVCTVAGMAYFVAADKKILALARRHSYEQAPDHLKDTSFPGAAAHRRPAFFRP